From a single Pseudomonas serboccidentalis genomic region:
- a CDS encoding YhdP family protein — MERLTRILAALTRWGLGLCALVLVLMALYVSLGRELTPLVAEYRADIEDKASAALGMPLRIGELEGNWSGFAPILLAHDVMVGDGANALRLDRVRAVPDLWASLLAREVRIAHLELNGLKISLKEAQDGTWALEGLPVQNDQPLNPEQLFNRSQMIQQLSVLDSQVTVLPLDHAPMTFTYVGLNLKTGASRQRLDARLTLPDGQPVAMSLRTRIRPTQLPGSSVEGYVSLPQSDWSKWLPERLTQQWNFSRIKAGGELWVNWNDGALQSAAIRLNAPQLNGAYAERKPIQINNLALNGYYQRGDDGATVTLDSLAMNFGETRWESHVQLKQTAATDKVEELWHLQADRLDLTPITPLLNALGPLPEGFATVVDHLKVTGGLRNVLLDFRPNATDGSKFSFAANLDQVGFDAYHGAPAARNVSGSLSGNLDGGELRMDSKDFVLHLDPIFAKPWQYIQANARLTWKLDKDGFTLIAPYLKVLGEEGKIAGDFLIRLHFDHTQEDYMDLRVGLVDGDGRYTAKYLPEVLSPALDEWLRTAILKGAVDQGFFQYQGSLSKNAKDVDRSISLFFKVHDAELAFQPGWPHVSKVSGDVFIEDSGVRIVADKGQLLDTQVSDVFVNIPHVPAGQPVHLFLDGGFAGGLGDGLKILQTAPIGTGETFAGWEGEGDLQGKVKLDIPLEKGDLPKILVDFKTANARLKLAEPKLELSQLKGDFRFDSARGLSGQNIAARAFDKPVTAQIFADGSPNRLKTRVAASGQVEVKKLTDWLGVTQPLPVSGTIPYQLQVNLDGTDSQLTVSSSMKGVAVDLPAPFGMSAEQGRDTVFRMTLQGPERRYWVSYDQLASFTFAAPPGNIADGRGELFLGTGDAVLPDAKGLRIRGVLSELDVGPWQDLVNKYAGNDPGGSAKQLLNSADFKVGKLSAFGTMLDQAAVQVNRKPWAWNLSLDSQQAKGSASLPDAKGAPIAVNLQYVRLPAPDPAVQADENSPDPLVSVDPTKIPALDITINQLFLGQDLVGGWSLKVRPTAKGIALNNLDMGLKGILLQGNGGWEGAPGSTNSWFKGRISGKNLADVLKGWGFAPSVTSEEFHMDVDGRWPGSPAWLATKRFSGTLDASLNKGQFVEVEGGAQALRVFGLLNFNSIGRRLRLDFSDLFGKGLSYDRVKGLLVANAGVYDTREPIRLTGPSSNIELNGTLDLVREQVDAKLLVTLPVTNNLPIAALIVGAPAVGGALFLIDKLIGDRVARFASVKYTVKGPWKEPKITFDKPF, encoded by the coding sequence ATGGAGCGTCTGACACGCATTCTGGCCGCACTTACCCGCTGGGGGTTGGGCCTGTGCGCGTTGGTTCTGGTGTTGATGGCGTTGTACGTCAGCCTCGGTCGGGAACTGACGCCGCTGGTGGCGGAGTACCGCGCGGACATCGAAGACAAGGCCAGTGCCGCCCTTGGCATGCCGCTACGGATCGGTGAACTGGAAGGTAACTGGAGCGGATTTGCGCCGATCCTGCTGGCCCATGACGTGATGGTCGGCGACGGCGCCAATGCCTTGCGTCTGGACCGGGTGCGCGCCGTGCCGGATCTCTGGGCCAGCCTGCTGGCGCGCGAAGTACGCATCGCCCATCTGGAATTGAACGGTCTGAAGATCAGCCTCAAGGAAGCGCAGGACGGCACCTGGGCGCTGGAAGGCTTGCCGGTGCAGAACGATCAGCCGCTCAATCCCGAGCAACTGTTCAACCGCTCGCAGATGATTCAGCAACTGTCGGTGCTCGACAGTCAGGTGACCGTGCTGCCGCTGGACCACGCGCCGATGACGTTCACCTACGTCGGCCTCAACCTGAAAACCGGTGCCAGCCGGCAGCGTCTTGATGCGCGATTGACCTTGCCCGACGGGCAACCGGTGGCCATGAGCCTGCGCACACGGATCCGCCCCACGCAGTTGCCCGGCAGCTCGGTGGAGGGTTATGTCAGCCTGCCGCAAAGCGACTGGTCGAAGTGGTTGCCCGAGCGTTTGACCCAGCAGTGGAATTTTTCCCGGATAAAGGCTGGTGGCGAGCTCTGGGTGAACTGGAATGACGGCGCCCTGCAGAGCGCCGCCATTCGTTTGAATGCGCCACAACTGAACGGCGCCTATGCCGAGCGCAAGCCGATCCAGATCAACAATCTGGCGCTCAACGGCTACTACCAGCGCGGCGATGACGGCGCGACCGTTACCCTCGATTCACTGGCGATGAACTTCGGCGAGACCCGCTGGGAATCCCATGTGCAGCTCAAGCAGACGGCAGCCACCGATAAAGTCGAAGAACTCTGGCATTTGCAGGCTGATCGCCTCGATCTGACGCCGATTACTCCGCTGCTGAATGCGCTGGGGCCGTTGCCGGAAGGTTTCGCTACCGTCGTCGACCACCTGAAAGTGACAGGTGGGCTGCGCAATGTGCTGCTGGATTTTCGTCCCAACGCCACCGACGGCTCGAAATTCAGCTTCGCTGCCAATCTGGATCAAGTCGGTTTCGACGCCTATCACGGTGCCCCGGCGGCGCGAAACGTCAGTGGCAGCCTCAGCGGCAACCTCGACGGTGGCGAGTTGCGCATGGACAGCAAGGATTTTGTCCTGCACCTCGATCCGATCTTCGCCAAGCCATGGCAATACATTCAAGCCAACGCCCGGTTGACCTGGAAACTCGACAAGGACGGTTTCACCCTGATCGCGCCGTACCTGAAGGTGCTCGGCGAAGAGGGCAAGATTGCTGGCGACTTCCTGATTCGCCTGCATTTCGACCATACCCAGGAAGACTACATGGACCTGCGCGTCGGCCTGGTCGATGGCGACGGTCGATACACTGCCAAATACCTGCCCGAAGTCCTCAGCCCGGCCCTCGACGAATGGCTGCGTACGGCGATCCTCAAGGGTGCGGTGGACCAGGGCTTCTTCCAGTACCAGGGTTCGCTGAGCAAAAATGCCAAGGACGTTGATCGCAGTATCAGCCTGTTCTTCAAGGTGCATGATGCCGAGCTGGCATTCCAGCCGGGCTGGCCGCACGTGAGCAAGGTCAGCGGCGATGTGTTCATTGAGGACAGCGGTGTGCGCATCGTGGCCGACAAGGGCCAGTTGCTCGACACCCAGGTCAGCGATGTTTTCGTCAACATTCCCCATGTGCCGGCCGGGCAGCCTGTGCATCTGTTCCTCGACGGCGGTTTTGCCGGCGGGTTGGGCGATGGTCTGAAAATTCTGCAGACTGCACCGATCGGCACCGGTGAAACCTTCGCCGGTTGGGAAGGCGAGGGTGATCTGCAGGGTAAGGTCAAACTCGACATCCCGCTGGAAAAGGGCGATCTGCCGAAGATCCTCGTCGACTTCAAGACCGCCAATGCGCGTCTTAAACTGGCCGAGCCGAAGCTTGAGCTGAGCCAGCTCAAGGGGGATTTCCGCTTCGACAGCGCCAGGGGCCTGAGCGGGCAGAACATCGCCGCCAGGGCTTTCGACAAGCCTGTGACCGCGCAGATTTTCGCTGATGGCAGCCCGAACAGGCTCAAGACTCGGGTCGCGGCTTCCGGGCAGGTCGAGGTCAAGAAACTCACCGACTGGCTGGGCGTGACGCAGCCGTTGCCGGTGTCTGGGACCATTCCTTATCAGTTACAGGTCAACCTTGACGGTACCGACAGTCAGCTGACCGTCAGTTCCAGCATGAAAGGCGTGGCGGTGGATCTGCCGGCGCCGTTCGGCATGTCGGCCGAGCAGGGCCGTGACACCGTGTTTCGCATGACCCTGCAAGGCCCGGAGCGGCGTTACTGGGTCAGTTACGATCAACTGGCGAGCTTCACCTTCGCCGCGCCACCGGGCAATATCGCTGATGGCCGGGGCGAGCTGTTCCTCGGTACGGGCGACGCGGTCCTGCCGGATGCCAAGGGCCTGCGTATACGCGGTGTGCTGTCTGAGCTGGATGTGGGGCCGTGGCAGGATCTGGTCAACAAATACGCCGGTAACGATCCGGGTGGCAGCGCCAAGCAACTGCTCAACAGCGCCGATTTCAAAGTGGGCAAGCTCAGCGCATTCGGCACCATGCTCGATCAGGCTGCGGTGCAGGTCAATCGCAAACCGTGGGCGTGGAACCTGTCGCTCGACAGTCAGCAGGCCAAGGGTTCGGCCAGCCTTCCCGATGCCAAAGGCGCACCGATCGCGGTCAATCTGCAATACGTGCGGCTGCCGGCGCCGGACCCGGCGGTGCAGGCCGATGAGAATTCGCCCGATCCGCTGGTTTCCGTCGACCCGACGAAGATTCCCGCGCTGGATATCACCATCAATCAATTGTTTCTGGGCCAGGATCTGGTCGGCGGCTGGTCACTGAAGGTGCGTCCGACAGCCAAAGGCATCGCCCTGAACAACCTCGACATGGGCCTCAAGGGCATCCTGTTGCAGGGCAATGGCGGCTGGGAAGGTGCGCCGGGCTCGACCAACAGCTGGTTCAAGGGCCGGATCAGCGGCAAGAACCTCGCTGACGTGCTCAAGGGCTGGGGCTTTGCGCCGAGCGTGACCAGCGAAGAATTCCACATGGACGTCGATGGCCGCTGGCCAGGCTCGCCGGCATGGCTGGCGACCAAGCGCTTCTCCGGCACCCTGGATGCCTCGCTCAATAAAGGTCAGTTCGTTGAAGTGGAGGGCGGCGCGCAGGCGTTGCGGGTGTTCGGTCTGCTCAACTTCAACTCCATCGGTCGCCGACTGCGTCTGGACTTCTCCGACTTGTTTGGCAAAGGCTTGAGCTACGACCGGGTCAAGGGCCTGCTGGTGGCCAACGCCGGTGTGTATGACACTCGCGAGCCGATCCGCCTGACCGGTCCGTCGAGCAACATTGAACTCAACGGTACGCTGGACCTGGTCCGTGAGCAGGTCGATGCCAAGTTGCTGGTGACGTTGCCGGTGACCAACAACCTGCCGATTGCGGCGCTGATCGTCGGCGCGCCGGCGGTCGGCGGGGCGTTGTTCCTGATCGACAAGCTGATCGGTGATCGCGTGGCGCGCTTCGCCAGCGTCAAATACACCGTCAAAGGGCCGTGGAAAGAGCCGAAAATCACCTTCGACAAGCCTTTTTAA
- a CDS encoding carbon-nitrogen hydrolase family protein — translation MSLAVIQMVSQSDVLANLAQARRLLEQAAAGGAKLAVLPENFAAMGRRDIADIGRAEALGEGPILPWLKQTARDLKLWIVAGTLPLPPLGQPDAKSHACSLLVNDQGETVARYDKLHLFDVDVADNRGRYRESDDYAYGSGVVVADTPVGRVGLTVCYDLRFPELYSELRAAGAELITAPSAFTAVTGAAHWDVLIRARAIETQCYVLAAAQGGTHPGPRETFGHAAIIDPWGRVLAHQDQGEAVLLAERDSDEQASIRARMPVTNHRRFFSQGAQRPASEHEFKA, via the coding sequence ATGTCTTTAGCGGTGATTCAAATGGTCAGCCAGAGCGATGTGCTGGCCAATCTGGCCCAGGCCCGACGCCTGCTCGAGCAGGCCGCGGCCGGCGGTGCGAAGCTGGCAGTGCTGCCGGAAAACTTCGCCGCCATGGGCCGTCGCGACATTGCCGACATCGGCCGCGCCGAAGCGCTCGGCGAAGGCCCGATCCTGCCATGGTTGAAACAGACCGCCCGCGACCTCAAGTTATGGATAGTGGCCGGCACGTTGCCGTTGCCGCCACTTGGGCAGCCGGACGCCAAGTCCCACGCCTGTTCGCTGCTGGTCAACGATCAGGGGGAAACCGTGGCGCGGTATGACAAGTTGCACCTGTTCGACGTCGATGTGGCGGACAATCGCGGGCGGTATCGCGAATCCGATGACTATGCTTATGGCAGTGGTGTCGTGGTGGCGGATACGCCGGTCGGCCGGGTCGGTCTGACCGTGTGCTATGACCTGCGTTTTCCGGAGCTGTACAGCGAGTTGCGCGCCGCCGGTGCTGAGTTGATCACGGCGCCATCGGCGTTTACGGCGGTGACCGGTGCAGCGCATTGGGACGTGCTGATTCGTGCCCGGGCCATCGAGACTCAGTGCTATGTGTTGGCGGCAGCACAGGGCGGGACCCACCCGGGACCGCGGGAAACCTTCGGTCACGCAGCGATCATCGATCCGTGGGGCCGGGTGCTGGCGCATCAGGATCAAGGCGAAGCGGTGTTGTTGGCCGAACGCGACAGTGATGAACAGGCGTCTATCAGGGCGCGAATGCCGGTGACGAATCATCGGCGGTTTTTCTCGCAGGGCGCACAGCGGCCTGCTTCAGAACATGAATTTAAGGCGTAA
- the tldD gene encoding metalloprotease TldD — protein sequence MSELLSSVSDHLLAPGGVTIESLQGVLGDLAGPGIDAADLYFQGQISESWSLEDGIVKEGSFNLDQGVGVRAQSGEKTGFAYSNAITLEALGAAARAARSISRAGQNGTVQAFTTQDVAQLYAPDNPLEVLSRAEKVELLKRIDVATRALDPRIQQVSVSMAGVWERILVASTDGGLAADVRPLVRFNVSVIVEQNGRRERGGHGGGGRTDYRYFLAEDRAMSYAREALRQALVNLEAIPAPAGTLPVVLGSGWSGVLLHEAVGHGLEGDFNRKGSSAYSGRMGEMVASKLCTIVDDGTLSGRRGSLSVDDEGTPTECTTLIENGVLKGYMQDKLNARLMGVARTGNGRRESYAHLPMPRMTNTYMLGGESDPAEIIASVKKGIYCANLGGGQVDITSGKFVFSTSEAYLIEDGKITAPVKGATLIGNGPEAMSRVSMVGNDLALDSGVGTCGKDGQSVPVGVGQPTLKIDAITVGGTGA from the coding sequence ATGAGCGAGTTGTTGTCCTCAGTCAGTGATCACCTGTTGGCGCCTGGCGGCGTGACCATCGAGAGCCTGCAAGGCGTGCTCGGTGACCTGGCAGGCCCGGGCATCGATGCGGCCGACCTGTATTTTCAGGGCCAGATCTCCGAGTCGTGGTCGCTGGAAGACGGTATCGTCAAGGAAGGCAGCTTCAACCTCGACCAGGGTGTCGGGGTGCGTGCGCAGTCCGGTGAGAAAACCGGTTTTGCCTACAGCAACGCGATCACCCTCGAAGCCCTCGGCGCTGCGGCCCGTGCTGCGCGTTCGATCTCCCGTGCCGGGCAGAACGGCACGGTGCAGGCATTCACCACTCAGGATGTCGCGCAGTTGTATGCGCCGGACAACCCCCTGGAAGTGCTGAGCCGCGCCGAGAAAGTCGAGTTGCTCAAGCGCATCGATGTCGCCACGCGCGCCCTCGATCCACGGATTCAGCAGGTCAGCGTGAGTATGGCCGGGGTCTGGGAGCGTATTCTGGTGGCGTCCACCGACGGTGGTCTGGCCGCCGATGTGCGTCCGCTGGTGCGTTTCAATGTCAGTGTGATCGTCGAGCAGAATGGTCGTCGCGAGCGCGGCGGGCATGGCGGTGGCGGGCGGACCGACTACCGTTATTTCCTCGCTGAAGACCGCGCCATGTCGTATGCCCGTGAAGCGCTGCGTCAGGCCCTGGTGAACCTGGAAGCGATTCCGGCACCGGCCGGTACCTTGCCGGTGGTATTGGGTTCGGGCTGGTCCGGCGTGCTGCTGCACGAAGCGGTCGGCCACGGTCTGGAAGGTGACTTCAACCGCAAGGGCAGCTCCGCCTACAGCGGGCGCATGGGCGAAATGGTTGCTTCCAAGCTGTGCACCATCGTCGATGACGGCACCCTGAGTGGTCGTCGCGGCTCGCTCAGCGTCGACGACGAAGGCACCCCGACCGAGTGCACCACGCTGATCGAAAACGGCGTGCTCAAGGGTTACATGCAGGACAAGCTCAACGCGCGCCTGATGGGCGTGGCCCGTACCGGCAACGGTCGTCGCGAGTCCTACGCGCATCTACCGATGCCGCGCATGACCAACACCTACATGCTCGGCGGCGAAAGTGATCCGGCGGAAATCATTGCTTCGGTGAAGAAAGGTATCTACTGCGCCAACCTTGGCGGCGGTCAGGTCGACATCACCAGCGGCAAGTTCGTGTTCTCCACCAGCGAGGCGTACCTGATCGAAGACGGCAAGATCACCGCGCCGGTCAAGGGCGCGACGTTGATCGGCAACGGCCCCGAGGCGATGAGCCGGGTGTCGATGGTCGGTAACGATCTGGCGCTGGACAGCGGTGTGGGCACGTGTGGCAAGGACGGGCAGTCGGTGCCGGTGGGTGTCGGTCAGCCGACGCTGAAGATCGATGCGATTACCGTGGGTGGCACGGGCGCATAA
- the yjgA gene encoding ribosome biogenesis factor YjgA — MVDSYDDSLDTGEKSKSQVKRELHALVDLGERLTTLKPDLQAKLPLTDALRRALADAPKHTANIARKRHLQFIGKLMRDQDTDAILVLLDQLDASTRQYNERFHNLERWRDRLIAGDDAVLEKFVVEYPDADRQQLRSLIRQAQHEVAHNKPPASSRKIFKYIRELDDTQRGLR; from the coding sequence ATGGTTGATTCTTACGACGACTCCCTCGATACGGGAGAAAAAAGCAAATCTCAGGTCAAACGCGAGCTGCATGCTCTGGTTGACCTTGGCGAGCGCCTTACAACACTCAAGCCCGACTTGCAGGCAAAACTGCCATTGACCGACGCTTTGCGCCGGGCTCTGGCCGATGCGCCCAAGCACACCGCGAACATCGCGCGTAAACGGCACCTGCAGTTCATCGGCAAACTGATGCGCGATCAGGACACTGACGCGATTCTGGTCCTGCTCGATCAACTCGATGCCTCCACCCGTCAGTACAACGAGCGTTTCCATAATCTCGAACGCTGGCGCGACCGCCTGATCGCCGGTGACGATGCCGTGCTGGAGAAATTCGTCGTCGAGTACCCGGACGCCGATCGCCAGCAGTTGCGTTCCCTGATCCGTCAGGCTCAGCACGAGGTTGCACACAACAAACCTCCTGCTTCCAGCCGCAAGATCTTCAAGTACATCCGTGAGCTGGACGATACGCAACGCGGTCTGCGTTGA
- the pmbA gene encoding metalloprotease PmbA: protein MSMSAVQSVGPQALPALQEQVEQIIAEAKRQGASACEVAVSLEQGLSTSVRQREVETVEFNRDQGFGITLYVGQRKGSASTSATGPDAIRETVAAALAIAKHTSEDEASGLADAALMAKDQQDFDLFHEWDITPEQAIEKALLCEAAAFDADARIKNADGTTLSTHQGCRVYGNSHGFIGGYASTRHSLSCVMIAEADGQMQRDYWYDVNRQGSLLADPASIGQRAAQRAASRLGARPVPTCEVPVLFSAELAGGLFGSFLSAVSGGSLYRKSSFLEGTLGQKLFPEWLTIDERPHLMRAMGSASYDGDGLATYAKPFVEKGELVSYILGTYSGRKLGMPSTANAGGVHNLFVTHGDEDQAALLRRMGRGLLVTELMGHGLNMVTGDYSRGAAGFWVENGEIQFAVQEVTIAGNMRDMFKQIVAVGNDLELRSNIRTGSVLIERMTVAGS, encoded by the coding sequence ATGAGCATGAGTGCAGTTCAAAGCGTCGGCCCGCAGGCATTGCCGGCACTGCAGGAACAGGTCGAGCAGATCATCGCCGAAGCCAAGCGTCAGGGCGCCAGTGCCTGCGAAGTCGCGGTATCGCTGGAGCAGGGTTTGTCGACGTCGGTGCGCCAGCGTGAGGTCGAGACGGTCGAGTTCAACCGCGACCAGGGCTTTGGCATCACCCTGTACGTCGGCCAGCGCAAAGGCTCGGCCAGCACGTCCGCCACCGGGCCTGATGCGATTCGCGAAACGGTTGCCGCCGCACTGGCGATCGCCAAACACACCTCTGAAGACGAAGCCTCGGGCTTGGCCGATGCGGCGCTGATGGCCAAGGATCAACAGGATTTCGACCTGTTCCACGAATGGGACATCACCCCGGAGCAGGCCATCGAGAAGGCTTTGCTCTGTGAAGCGGCCGCGTTCGACGCCGATGCGCGGATCAAGAACGCCGACGGCACCACCCTCAGCACCCATCAGGGCTGCCGGGTGTACGGCAACAGTCACGGTTTCATCGGCGGTTACGCGTCGACCCGGCACAGCCTCAGTTGCGTGATGATCGCCGAGGCCGACGGCCAGATGCAGCGCGATTACTGGTATGACGTCAATCGCCAGGGCAGCCTGCTGGCCGATCCTGCGAGCATTGGCCAGCGTGCCGCGCAGCGGGCAGCGAGCCGTCTGGGTGCGCGTCCGGTGCCGACTTGCGAAGTGCCGGTGCTGTTTTCCGCCGAGTTGGCGGGCGGGTTGTTCGGCAGCTTTCTGTCGGCGGTGTCTGGCGGCAGTCTGTATCGCAAATCGTCGTTCCTGGAAGGCACGCTGGGGCAGAAGCTGTTTCCGGAATGGCTGACCATCGACGAGCGTCCGCACCTGATGCGCGCCATGGGCAGTGCGTCGTACGACGGTGATGGTCTGGCCACCTACGCCAAACCGTTCGTCGAGAAAGGCGAGTTGGTGTCGTACATCCTCGGCACGTACTCCGGGCGCAAACTCGGCATGCCGAGCACCGCCAACGCGGGTGGCGTGCACAACCTGTTCGTGACCCACGGCGATGAAGACCAGGCGGCACTGCTGCGGCGGATGGGGCGTGGCCTGTTGGTCACCGAATTGATGGGCCACGGTCTGAACATGGTCACCGGCGACTATTCGCGTGGTGCGGCGGGTTTCTGGGTCGAGAACGGCGAAATCCAGTTCGCGGTGCAGGAAGTGACCATCGCCGGCAACATGCGCGACATGTTCAAGCAGATCGTCGCAGTCGGTAACGATCTGGAGCTGCGCAGCAACATTCGTACAGGCTCGGTGTTGATCGAGCGGATGACGGTGGCGGGCAGCTAA
- a CDS encoding FagA protein — MSSALHEQPYLESWRWMSRQIRCAMDPDEPRLIEHYLAEGRYLACCTATSPWTIAETSFCLLFDTASDIALPWHWRSLCLDQAWRPLRDMERLSLCNCRLQRWQRYTWQLATCELLPSIPLIELVQGFTDE; from the coding sequence ATGAGTTCTGCCTTGCACGAGCAGCCGTACCTCGAAAGCTGGCGCTGGATGAGTCGCCAGATCCGCTGCGCGATGGATCCTGACGAACCGCGCCTGATCGAACATTACCTGGCTGAAGGCCGTTATCTGGCCTGCTGCACGGCCACATCCCCCTGGACCATCGCTGAAACCTCCTTCTGTCTGCTGTTCGACACGGCCAGCGACATCGCCTTGCCGTGGCACTGGCGCAGCCTGTGTCTCGATCAAGCCTGGCGCCCGTTGCGTGACATGGAGCGCCTGTCGCTGTGCAACTGCCGGCTCCAGCGTTGGCAGCGCTACACCTGGCAACTGGCGACCTGCGAGTTGCTTCCCTCGATTCCTCTTATTGAATTAGTCCAAGGATTTACCGATGAGTAG
- a CDS encoding class II fumarate hydratase — translation MSSIYHQTRIERDSMGELQVPMDALYGAQTQRAVDNFPISGKPMPTQFIRALILAKAAAARANVELNQLSAAQGKAICDAAQSLLEGDFMQHFPVDIFQTGSGTSSNMNANEVIATLASRLLDEPVNPNDHVNCGQSSNDIIPTTIHVSAALALHEQLLPALLHLVQVIEQKAEQVHHHVKTGRTHLMDAMPVRMSQVLNGWAQQLKANIAHLQDLLPSLQSLAQGGTAVGTGINAHPEFAARFSRQLSQLTNVQFTPGKDLFALIGSQDTAVAVSGQLKATAVSLMKIANDLRWMNSGPLAGLGEIELEGLQPGSSIMPGKVNPVIPEATAMVAAQVIGNDSVITIAGQSGNFELNVMLPIIAQNLLSSIELLANASRLLGDKAIASFKVNESRIKEALARNPILVTALNPIIGYQKAADIAKQAYKQGRPVIDVALEHTDLSRSQLEELLNPEKLTAGGV, via the coding sequence ATGAGTAGTATCTACCATCAGACACGTATTGAGCGCGACAGCATGGGCGAACTGCAGGTGCCGATGGACGCTCTCTATGGCGCGCAGACCCAGCGTGCAGTGGATAACTTCCCGATCAGCGGCAAGCCGATGCCGACCCAATTCATTCGCGCGCTGATCCTCGCCAAAGCGGCCGCCGCACGGGCCAACGTCGAACTCAATCAGCTCAGTGCGGCGCAAGGCAAAGCCATCTGCGATGCCGCACAAAGTCTGCTCGAAGGCGACTTCATGCAGCATTTTCCGGTGGATATCTTCCAGACCGGCTCCGGCACCAGCTCGAACATGAACGCCAACGAAGTGATCGCGACCCTCGCCAGCCGTCTGCTCGACGAGCCGGTCAATCCGAACGATCACGTCAACTGCGGCCAGAGCAGCAACGACATCATCCCGACCACCATCCACGTCAGCGCCGCCCTGGCGTTGCACGAACAACTGCTGCCGGCGCTGTTGCACCTGGTGCAGGTGATCGAACAGAAAGCCGAGCAAGTGCACCACCACGTCAAAACCGGCCGCACGCACTTGATGGACGCGATGCCGGTGCGCATGAGCCAGGTGCTCAATGGCTGGGCGCAGCAGCTCAAGGCCAACATCGCTCACCTGCAGGATTTGCTGCCGAGCCTGCAATCGCTGGCGCAGGGCGGTACGGCGGTGGGGACCGGGATCAATGCGCACCCGGAATTCGCTGCACGTTTCAGTCGCCAACTGAGTCAGTTGACGAATGTGCAATTCACTCCGGGCAAGGACCTGTTTGCGCTGATCGGCTCGCAGGACACCGCCGTTGCTGTCTCCGGCCAGCTCAAAGCCACGGCCGTGTCGCTGATGAAAATCGCCAACGACCTGCGCTGGATGAACTCCGGCCCGCTCGCCGGTCTGGGTGAAATCGAACTCGAGGGCCTGCAACCGGGCTCGTCGATCATGCCGGGCAAGGTCAACCCGGTGATCCCGGAAGCCACCGCAATGGTAGCCGCCCAAGTGATCGGCAACGACTCGGTGATCACCATCGCCGGCCAGTCGGGCAACTTCGAGCTGAACGTGATGCTGCCGATCATCGCCCAGAACCTGCTGAGCAGCATCGAATTGCTGGCCAATGCCAGCCGTCTGCTCGGCGACAAGGCCATTGCCAGCTTCAAGGTCAACGAGTCGCGGATCAAGGAAGCGCTGGCGCGCAACCCGATTCTGGTCACCGCGCTCAATCCGATCATCGGCTACCAGAAAGCCGCCGACATCGCCAAGCAGGCCTACAAGCAAGGTCGTCCGGTGATCGACGTTGCACTGGAGCACACCGACCTGTCACGCAGCCAGCTGGAAGAGTTGCTCAATCCCGAGAAACTCACCGCCGGCGGCGTGTAA
- a CDS encoding superoxide dismutase, translated as MAFTLPALPYAYDALEPHIDAQTMEIHYTKHHQTYINNLNAAVEGTEFAEWPVEKLVASVQQLPEKLRAAVINQGGGHANHSLFWEVMVPNGGGKPGGVLAEAIDEQLGGLDSFKEAFTKAALTRFGSGWAWLSVTPGKQLVVESSGNQDSPLMNGNTPILGLDVWEHAYYLRYQNRRPEYISAFYNVINWPEVAARYQAALV; from the coding sequence ATGGCTTTTACCTTGCCTGCCTTGCCGTACGCCTATGACGCCCTGGAACCGCATATCGATGCGCAAACCATGGAAATCCATTACACCAAGCACCACCAGACCTACATCAATAACCTCAACGCGGCAGTCGAAGGCACCGAGTTTGCCGAGTGGCCGGTCGAGAAATTGGTCGCCAGCGTTCAGCAACTGCCGGAAAAACTCCGCGCGGCAGTGATCAACCAAGGCGGCGGACACGCCAACCATTCGCTGTTCTGGGAAGTCATGGTGCCCAACGGCGGCGGCAAGCCAGGCGGTGTGCTGGCCGAGGCGATTGATGAACAACTGGGCGGGCTCGACAGTTTCAAGGAAGCGTTCACCAAAGCCGCGCTGACCCGTTTCGGCAGCGGTTGGGCCTGGCTGAGCGTGACACCCGGCAAGCAGTTGGTGGTGGAGAGCAGCGGCAACCAGGACAGCCCGCTGATGAACGGCAATACGCCGATTCTCGGTCTGGACGTCTGGGAGCACGCCTACTACCTGCGTTATCAGAACCGTCGCCCGGAATACATCAGCGCGTTCTACAACGTGATCAACTGGCCTGAAGTCGCCGCGCGCTATCAGGCCGCACTGGTTTAA